The following proteins come from a genomic window of Gloeocapsa sp. PCC 73106:
- a CDS encoding NAD-dependent succinate-semialdehyde dehydrogenase, translating to MAIATVNPATGETVKTFTPHSPREIEAKLSLAASSFAQYRLTPLHQRSEWLNQAASILEAEAPQLARLMTLEMGKPIKSAIAEVQKCALVCRYYAENGPGFLADEPIETDAKLSYLRYEPMGIILAVMPWNFPFWQVFRFAAPILMGGNVGLLKHASNVPQCSLEIERVIRDAGFPPGVFQSLLIGGNQVEAIINDPRVKAATLTGSEPAGMSLASAAGKQIKKTVLELGGSDPFIVLESANLEAAVATAVTARMLNSGQSCVAAKRFIIQASMADAFEAKLLAKFQALKVGDPQLEETEVGPLATPGIRDDLDLQVQKTVAMGGKVLIGGKPMSDRPGYFYPPTIITEIPPDSPGAQEEFFGPVALLFRVNDLSEAIALANDTVFGLGASAWTNNPQEQERLIQEIEAGCVFINGLVKSDPRLPFGGIKRSGYGRELGKEGMREFVNIKTVWIAHDTQS from the coding sequence TTACCCCACACTCTCCTAGAGAGATAGAAGCCAAGCTAAGTTTAGCCGCTTCTAGTTTTGCGCAATATCGCCTCACTCCCCTCCACCAGAGAAGTGAATGGCTTAATCAAGCCGCGTCTATCTTAGAAGCAGAAGCACCCCAATTGGCGCGTTTGATGACTCTGGAAATGGGTAAACCGATTAAAAGTGCGATCGCTGAAGTACAAAAGTGTGCCCTAGTCTGCCGTTACTACGCCGAAAATGGACCAGGATTTCTCGCAGATGAACCCATAGAAACGGATGCTAAACTCAGTTACCTGCGCTATGAACCCATGGGGATTATCCTCGCGGTAATGCCGTGGAATTTCCCCTTTTGGCAAGTATTTCGCTTCGCTGCGCCCATATTAATGGGGGGGAACGTGGGCTTACTTAAACACGCTTCTAACGTGCCCCAATGTTCCCTAGAAATAGAAAGAGTTATCCGAGACGCAGGTTTTCCTCCAGGAGTATTTCAAAGTCTTCTGATTGGTGGGAATCAAGTAGAAGCAATTATCAATGATCCTCGTGTTAAAGCAGCTACCCTCACCGGAAGCGAACCGGCGGGAATGAGTCTGGCGTCGGCCGCTGGTAAACAGATTAAAAAAACCGTTCTAGAATTGGGAGGATCGGATCCCTTTATTGTGCTGGAAAGCGCCAATTTAGAGGCTGCTGTAGCCACCGCGGTGACAGCGAGGATGCTCAACAGTGGTCAATCCTGTGTCGCGGCTAAACGCTTTATTATTCAAGCAAGTATGGCAGATGCTTTTGAAGCTAAACTCCTGGCTAAATTCCAAGCTTTGAAGGTGGGAGATCCTCAACTGGAAGAGACCGAAGTAGGACCATTGGCTACACCTGGTATTAGAGATGATTTGGACCTACAGGTACAGAAAACAGTGGCTATGGGAGGGAAAGTACTGATAGGAGGAAAACCGATGAGCGATCGCCCAGGTTACTTCTATCCTCCCACGATTATTACTGAGATTCCCCCCGATTCCCCTGGCGCCCAAGAGGAGTTCTTCGGTCCGGTAGCTCTGTTATTTCGAGTCAATGACCTTTCTGAAGCGATCGCCCTAGCTAATGATACCGTCTTCGGTTTAGGAGCGAGTGCTTGGACTAACAATCCCCAGGAACAAGAACGTTTAATCCAGGAAATCGAAGCGGGTTGTGTGTTTATTAATGGTCTGGTGAAATCGGATCCTCGCTTACCTTTCGGGGGAATCAAGCGATCGGGTTACGGTAGGGAACTGGGAAAAGAAGGAATGAGAGAATTTGTTAATATTAAAACCGTTTGGATCGCTCATGACACTCAAAGCTAA